The bacterium genome includes a region encoding these proteins:
- a CDS encoding PBP1A family penicillin-binding protein has protein sequence MGKDFAQRNPPRYLQRTSGTWRHRHPWFRRMLIICLVLIGLILVSGVVFAITAPAVFKTPDLDALMQYQPFQVTKIYSDTNELVGELAIENRIRIPLSKIPKNLQNAVIAVEDKNFYKHHGIDYSGLVRAAWRNLLAGKVVQGGSTIPQQLAKILYTGRERTIKRKIKDAVLAMQISKKYSKEQILEIYLNQIYFGHGAYGVEAAANLYFGKSATQLNLAECALLAGLIRAPEYYSPFRNLDRAKKRRNYVISRMLEEGYITKNLATRAQLSAIILSKRRERFTAAAYFTEQVRRELESDPNYGTNAIYKEGLRVYTTMNMQMQLAAQELIKLHLQRIEQEQQELRNLAGKSKKTALKLNQTGLVKIVRLSEPIDLKTRKFPKSVIVDALGKQVTLKLPEELPWLAPENILKPANYLLVKLVSVDAKGDPVLVLVEEPHVQAALIAIDPQTGGIKAMVGGYDFNESQFNRAIQAYRQPGSAFKPIVYAAALDNGYVPSDIITDAPISFTFGNKTWAPKNYDGKYRGAVTLRYALEHSLNAATVRLGSKIGIDTILEYAHRLGIPDTEDRTLNRDLSLVLGSCDVMPIELVSVYAIFCNGGTWYQPNIFRSIADHSGRVIEEFTIQSKEVISPQTCYLITDMMKGVIKRGTAAYYVGSKFNRPAAGKTGTSSDYSDAWFIGYTPNLVVGVWVGYDKRAPLGHAMTGGRCAGPIWRDFMLRVLEGTEVTDFPVPPGIVFVDLCSATGKKATARCKEASDLDGGKTFYIYREAFKEGTEPREYCDSEHTGLTPISTGEIDAEAPPTDAP, from the coding sequence ATGGGAAAGGATTTTGCGCAACGGAACCCGCCTAGATATCTTCAGAGAACGAGCGGTACTTGGCGTCATCGACATCCGTGGTTCCGTCGAATGTTAATTATTTGTTTAGTGTTAATCGGACTCATTTTAGTTTCTGGGGTGGTATTCGCGATAACTGCACCGGCGGTATTCAAAACGCCTGACCTGGACGCTCTAATGCAATATCAGCCATTTCAGGTAACCAAAATATATTCCGATACGAATGAACTGGTTGGCGAACTTGCCATTGAGAACCGAATTCGCATACCACTCTCGAAAATCCCCAAAAATCTGCAGAATGCGGTTATTGCTGTTGAAGATAAAAATTTTTATAAACATCATGGGATAGATTATAGTGGATTAGTTCGGGCTGCCTGGCGGAACTTATTAGCAGGGAAAGTGGTTCAAGGCGGGTCAACGATCCCGCAGCAACTAGCGAAAATCCTCTATACCGGTCGAGAACGAACAATTAAACGGAAAATAAAAGATGCAGTACTAGCGATGCAGATATCGAAAAAGTATTCGAAAGAACAAATCCTTGAAATTTATTTGAATCAGATTTATTTTGGTCATGGCGCATACGGAGTTGAAGCAGCGGCAAATCTCTATTTCGGGAAATCTGCTACACAATTAAATCTAGCAGAATGCGCGTTGTTAGCTGGATTAATTCGCGCTCCGGAATATTATTCGCCGTTTCGGAATCTTGACCGAGCGAAAAAACGCCGGAATTATGTTATTTCTCGAATGCTCGAAGAAGGTTATATCACTAAAAATCTTGCAACGCGGGCGCAACTTTCTGCAATCATCTTGTCCAAACGCCGTGAACGATTTACCGCAGCTGCATATTTTACTGAACAGGTACGGCGCGAGTTGGAAAGCGATCCGAACTATGGAACGAATGCAATTTATAAAGAAGGGCTCCGTGTGTATACCACGATGAATATGCAAATGCAATTAGCTGCCCAAGAGTTAATCAAACTCCATTTACAGCGAATTGAACAAGAACAACAGGAATTGCGGAATCTCGCTGGCAAGAGTAAAAAAACCGCATTGAAATTGAATCAGACTGGATTGGTTAAAATCGTCCGATTATCTGAACCAATCGATTTGAAAACCCGAAAATTTCCGAAATCGGTTATCGTAGATGCTCTTGGAAAACAAGTGACGCTAAAACTTCCGGAGGAGTTGCCGTGGTTAGCGCCGGAGAATATTTTGAAACCAGCGAATTATCTGCTGGTTAAACTGGTTAGTGTTGATGCTAAAGGTGATCCTGTGCTTGTTTTAGTCGAAGAACCGCATGTCCAAGCGGCATTGATTGCGATTGACCCACAGACAGGTGGAATTAAAGCTATGGTTGGTGGATATGATTTTAATGAAAGTCAGTTTAACCGTGCAATACAGGCGTATCGTCAGCCGGGGTCTGCATTTAAACCGATTGTTTACGCTGCTGCGTTAGATAATGGGTATGTTCCTTCGGATATTATCACGGATGCACCGATTAGTTTCACGTTCGGTAATAAAACCTGGGCACCAAAAAATTATGATGGGAAATATCGCGGGGCAGTAACGCTTCGATATGCATTAGAGCATTCGTTAAACGCCGCTACGGTTCGGCTCGGGTCGAAGATAGGGATTGATACGATACTCGAATATGCACATCGGTTAGGAATACCGGATACGGAAGATAGAACATTAAATCGGGATTTATCGTTGGTGCTTGGAAGTTGCGATGTTATGCCGATAGAACTCGTTTCAGTCTATGCGATTTTCTGCAATGGTGGAACGTGGTATCAGCCGAACATATTTCGGTCAATTGCTGACCATAGTGGGCGGGTGATTGAAGAGTTTACCATACAATCGAAGGAAGTAATCAGTCCACAAACCTGTTATCTGATAACCGATATGATGAAAGGGGTTATCAAACGCGGAACCGCTGCCTATTATGTTGGAAGTAAATTCAATCGACCTGCTGCCGGGAAAACCGGAACCTCGAGTGATTATTCTGATGCGTGGTTTATTGGGTATACGCCGAATTTAGTGGTTGGCGTCTGGGTCGGGTATGATAAACGCGCTCCACTCGGACATGCGATGACTGGCGGTCGTTGTGCCGGACCAATTTGGCGAGATTTTATGCTGCGAGTATTAGAAGGAACAGAAGTAACTGATTTCCCAGTTCCGCCGGGAATTGTTTTTGTTGATTTATGCAGTGCCACTGGGAAAAAGGCGACCGCGCGATGTAAAGAAGCCTCTGATTTAGATGGCGGGAAAACCTTCTATATATATCGAGAAGCATTCAAAGAAGGTACCGAACCTAGGGAATATTGCGATTCCGAACATACCGGATTAACTCCAATTTCGACAGGGGAAATTGATGCGGAAGCGCCTCCGACAGATGCACCGTAA
- a CDS encoding O-antigen ligase family protein: MLTLLPTQLKGFPISLAVIMLCWLMFITLFKRKEARILKKSPLDIPLTYLVILLSFSVVTTLLTLSYAPITFVFLKWFQSIPSIFTTYPEDRFISAIHSYRTLVIGIAFFYLLLFYLKEHDKNCDRIITTLLIASGFMSGYGLIQYVTQWNLLEYWKHISPNLTRINSTFTDPNTYGVYLILVIPIVIAKVLSARGVSFIKYSGLIFLLLLNLLWTGSRAAWFSFVLSSIFMVIIISFSRMRKEISYQFIRNHFTKISIILLIVGISTTIILIIISTQNPTTTDLSQHKSYWDVLKFSLNTHADADTILKNRIPLWQAAFAMVTYQPLVGIGIGSYPFWLEYFLKPGVTTFLRIAYAHNYYLQFAAELGLIGFGLFLWLIIVIFIIGWKAIRNNGLVPLGLLTGLIAFLLAQLTQHSLVQVEMQLLFWIPVALLTSLSPDCSSTTTFRHETNLQRKNINVISAKANIGVFILLLIAVYGYNSITSDKVKDRLDYTVGMYKPEQNSGYYFRWINKLAYKKIGIRARKFTLPILTYRLDTTQYPVTVSIYLNHTLIDRLTLTRNGWGEYEFIVPNTIPSSKPGKKDAVLSILVDKTWNPWQRQEGTTIWDYRRLGIGVAQIQWAQPMEPTDHLELDLGNISARPYLATGWFADELTADKRTSYIWSQGTRSELFLPLIPEKNYAGILRVMPFVYPNAPPQIIHIFMNNFPLQSITLKNEWSWQEVKFSIPSYTLSTTANNILKLEYSRVNVPKDVIPDSIDTREIAVSCDSVIVIPEP, translated from the coding sequence ATGCTTACACTTTTACCGACACAATTAAAGGGGTTTCCCATTTCGTTAGCTGTAATCATGTTATGTTGGTTAATGTTTATCACCTTATTTAAAAGAAAAGAAGCTAGAATCCTGAAAAAATCACCGTTGGATATTCCCCTAACCTATTTAGTGATTCTACTATCATTTTCAGTTGTTACTACACTTCTTACTCTTAGTTATGCACCGATAACATTCGTTTTCTTGAAATGGTTCCAAAGTATCCCAAGTATTTTTACGACTTATCCAGAAGACCGGTTTATCAGTGCTATTCACAGTTATCGAACCCTAGTTATCGGCATTGCGTTTTTCTATTTATTATTATTCTACCTGAAAGAACACGATAAAAATTGCGACCGTATTATCACTACGCTCTTAATTGCAAGCGGGTTTATGAGCGGGTACGGTCTCATTCAATACGTTACTCAATGGAATCTATTGGAATACTGGAAACACATTTCACCGAACTTAACCCGGATAAACTCAACATTCACTGACCCGAACACCTATGGTGTATATCTTATTCTCGTTATTCCGATAGTTATCGCAAAGGTGTTATCCGCTCGAGGGGTATCATTCATCAAATACAGTGGATTAATCTTCTTATTATTGCTCAATTTACTTTGGACAGGCTCGCGTGCTGCTTGGTTTAGTTTTGTATTGAGTTCAATTTTCATGGTAATAATCATTTCCTTTTCTCGAATGCGGAAAGAAATTTCATATCAGTTTATTCGAAACCATTTCACTAAAATTAGTATTATACTGCTGATTGTAGGCATATCCACCACCATAATCCTGATTATCATTTCTACCCAAAATCCTACCACAACAGATTTAAGTCAACATAAATCGTATTGGGATGTGTTGAAATTTTCGCTTAATACCCACGCGGACGCAGATACGATTCTCAAAAATCGGATTCCGTTATGGCAAGCAGCATTCGCTATGGTTACTTATCAGCCGTTGGTAGGAATCGGGATTGGTTCATATCCATTTTGGTTAGAATATTTCCTTAAACCGGGTGTAACCACTTTTTTGCGAATCGCATATGCCCATAATTATTATTTACAATTTGCAGCAGAACTCGGGTTAATTGGATTCGGTTTATTTCTGTGGCTGATTATCGTAATCTTCATTATTGGCTGGAAAGCGATTAGAAATAATGGATTGGTTCCCTTAGGGTTGTTGACGGGGCTTATAGCATTCCTGCTAGCGCAATTAACCCAGCATTCTCTCGTTCAAGTTGAAATGCAACTTTTATTCTGGATCCCTGTTGCATTACTCACTTCGTTGTCCCCTGATTGTTCTTCGACTACAACGTTCCGACACGAAACGAACCTGCAAAGAAAAAATATAAATGTCATATCTGCAAAAGCGAACATTGGAGTATTTATTCTTCTTCTTATCGCGGTTTATGGGTATAATTCTATTACTTCAGACAAAGTTAAAGACCGGTTGGATTATACGGTGGGAATGTATAAACCGGAACAAAATTCCGGATATTATTTTCGCTGGATAAATAAACTTGCTTATAAAAAGATTGGTATCCGTGCGCGGAAATTTACGCTACCGATACTTACCTATCGACTCGATACCACACAATATCCGGTTACTGTTTCAATTTATCTGAATCATACACTAATTGACCGATTGACTCTAACCCGAAATGGCTGGGGAGAATATGAATTTATCGTTCCGAATACTATTCCATCAAGTAAACCAGGGAAAAAAGATGCGGTATTATCCATTCTGGTTGATAAAACTTGGAATCCTTGGCAGAGGCAGGAAGGAACGACCATCTGGGATTACCGTCGGCTTGGGATAGGTGTAGCGCAAATTCAATGGGCACAACCGATGGAACCTACTGATCACCTCGAGCTCGATCTCGGTAACATCTCTGCTCGACCTTATCTGGCAACCGGTTGGTTTGCTGATGAATTAACAGCTGATAAACGAACTTCTTACATCTGGTCACAAGGAACCCGTTCAGAACTGTTTCTCCCGTTAATTCCCGAAAAAAATTATGCAGGAATACTTCGAGTTATGCCATTTGTTTACCCAAATGCACCGCCGCAAATAATTCATATTTTTATGAACAATTTCCCGCTACAATCAATTACTTTAAAAAATGAATGGTCCTGGCAGGAGGTTAAATTTTCAATACCTTCATATACCTTATCAACAACTGCAAATAATATTCTCAAATTGGAATATAGCCGTGTTAATGTGCCGAAAGATGTGATTCCGGATAGTATTGATACGCGGGAGATAGCGGTTTCGTGTGATTCTGTTATCGTTATACCTGAACCTTGA
- a CDS encoding glycosyltransferase, with product MKIAIVIHRYGLDINGGSELHCRWIAERLAKTNQVDILTTCAKDYITWRNELPEGTQELNSVTIHRFKVERERNIYEFALQSKRVFRNPKMNSEKAELAWLKSEGPYAPKLIEYITRYQHNYDIFIFYCYRYYLSYHGILTVPKKSILIPTAEHDQTIYLKISKTLLNKPKAIIYLTPEEKQLIESITHNESIPNAILGVGITPPATLQIEDFKKKYQLNDDFLLYVGRIDPNKGCDQLFQYYLHYLKTHRESRQIPKLVLLGKNVMKIPKHQQIVYLGTLNEQDKWNALATAKLFIMPSKYESLCIALLEAMSVGKAVLVNGTCDVLKGHCRRSNGGLYYQSYEEFVATLDYLLHHDAERRQLGVQGKEYIDKNYSWETVEFAYREFIEKHI from the coding sequence ATGAAAATAGCTATCGTTATACATCGGTATGGTCTCGACATAAACGGCGGCTCAGAACTGCATTGTCGATGGATTGCAGAACGACTCGCTAAAACCAATCAAGTTGATATACTAACAACCTGCGCGAAAGATTATATAACTTGGCGAAATGAGCTCCCGGAAGGAACCCAAGAACTCAACAGCGTTACCATCCACCGATTTAAGGTTGAGCGAGAACGGAATATATATGAATTCGCCTTGCAATCAAAAAGAGTATTTCGCAATCCGAAGATGAACTCTGAAAAAGCGGAACTTGCCTGGTTAAAATCAGAAGGACCGTATGCTCCGAAATTGATTGAATATATAACACGATACCAACATAATTATGATATATTCATTTTCTATTGTTATCGTTATTATTTAAGCTATCATGGCATACTTACTGTTCCTAAAAAGAGTATCTTAATCCCAACTGCTGAACACGACCAGACGATATATTTAAAAATTTCGAAAACTCTGCTGAATAAACCGAAAGCCATAATCTATCTAACCCCGGAAGAAAAACAACTGATCGAAAGTATAACCCATAATGAATCGATACCAAATGCAATACTCGGGGTCGGAATCACCCCTCCTGCTACTTTACAAATAGAAGATTTTAAAAAGAAATATCAGCTAAACGATGATTTTTTACTATATGTTGGCCGGATTGACCCGAATAAAGGATGCGACCAGCTATTCCAATATTATTTGCACTATTTAAAAACTCATCGTGAAAGCAGACAAATCCCTAAATTGGTTTTGCTCGGGAAAAATGTAATGAAAATCCCAAAACATCAGCAAATTGTTTATCTCGGTACTTTAAATGAGCAAGATAAATGGAACGCACTCGCTACCGCGAAACTATTTATCATGCCATCAAAATATGAAAGTTTGTGTATAGCATTACTTGAAGCAATGAGTGTAGGAAAAGCAGTGCTAGTTAATGGAACCTGTGACGTACTTAAAGGGCATTGCCGACGGAGTAACGGCGGACTATATTATCAATCATACGAAGAGTTTGTAGCAACCCTAGACTATTTATTACATCACGATGCCGAACGAAGACAACTCGGCGTTCAAGGTAAAGAATATATAGATAAAAATTATTCTTGGGAAACGGTAGAATTTGCTTATCGTGAATTTATCGAAAAACACATATAA
- a CDS encoding glycosyltransferase family 4 protein: MNVAIDARALIPQPTGIGVYLKHLLDEYAQMTEEHTYYLLSSRNICYTAPANLARFNRIEQYGLPGNIWLQLQVPKLLKRLGIDIFHSPFGVIPFRCPCASVITVHDLTFHFYPKLTDIKNRLLLPRLIPKSLNRATAIIVDSKAIKNELVELYKIRENQIEVIHLAPSSFSRLIPKETARKYLAERYGIQSRFILFVGTLEPRKNIEVLLKTYHQLPTELREKYQLVLVGKKGWQYQSIFKLIDELNLQNQIIFMNYVSEEDLPFFYNAAAVFVYPSLYEGFGLPLVDALACGTPIITSKISSMPEVVSYAGILIDPKNESELIKALSRLLTDQELANHLSEKALSRAHHFSWQDTARKTFEVYRNAVRKFTVQQFQSK, encoded by the coding sequence ATGAACGTTGCTATTGATGCTCGTGCATTAATACCTCAGCCGACGGGAATTGGTGTTTATCTAAAACATCTGCTTGATGAATATGCGCAAATGACAGAGGAACATACCTATTATCTCCTTTCAAGTCGTAATATCTGTTATACAGCACCAGCAAACTTAGCACGATTTAATCGTATTGAACAATATGGTCTACCAGGTAATATCTGGCTACAACTACAGGTACCGAAATTGCTAAAGCGATTGGGAATAGATATATTTCATTCGCCGTTCGGCGTAATCCCATTTCGGTGTCCCTGTGCCTCGGTAATTACCGTCCATGACTTAACGTTCCATTTTTATCCGAAATTAACCGATATAAAGAATCGGTTACTCTTGCCGCGATTAATTCCTAAATCATTGAATCGAGCAACAGCAATCATTGTTGACTCAAAAGCGATAAAAAACGAGCTGGTTGAGCTTTACAAAATCCGAGAAAATCAAATCGAAGTTATTCATCTCGCTCCAAGTTCTTTTTCACGTCTTATCCCAAAAGAAACCGCTAGAAAATATCTTGCTGAGCGCTACGGTATTCAATCTCGATTTATCCTTTTTGTCGGTACGTTAGAACCACGGAAAAATATCGAAGTATTGCTAAAGACATACCACCAACTTCCTACAGAATTACGGGAAAAATATCAACTCGTTCTGGTTGGTAAAAAAGGATGGCAATATCAATCTATTTTTAAATTAATTGATGAATTAAATTTACAAAACCAGATCATTTTCATGAATTATGTTTCCGAAGAAGATTTACCTTTTTTTTATAATGCAGCAGCAGTGTTTGTGTATCCTTCACTCTATGAAGGGTTTGGATTGCCGCTGGTAGATGCACTCGCTTGCGGAACTCCGATTATAACCTCTAAAATCTCATCTATGCCGGAAGTTGTTTCGTATGCTGGAATTTTAATAGATCCGAAAAATGAATCTGAGTTAATTAAAGCTTTATCCCGATTGCTCACCGACCAAGAATTAGCTAACCATTTATCGGAAAAAGCATTGAGTCGAGCACACCATTTCTCTTGGCAGGATACCGCACGTAAAACGTTCGAGGTATACCGCAATGCGGTTCGGAAATTTACCGTCCAGCAATTTCAATCAAAATAG
- a CDS encoding mechanosensitive ion channel family protein: protein MTSNTTSQYSGQTTINFFDFHQVILNYIDRFFNLLPNIFLGLLIFLLFYLLYRFLRVISERAMQKAKLAPSVIDALLSLLKYSVLGYGIILGLEPIFPRITSLLAGLGILGIAIGFAAKDTLANLIAGFSIFWDKPFEIGDIVTLDGTTGKVDRITLRTTRLVTPENYMVSIPNQNVINNKVINLTKLKKQRIVVPFYIEYTDSIENMRSEIQALFNQWQKENRILAEPAPQIVVTELRSPLPAQPIATLEAWVWIDPTDNKALTPFILREKILAILTYYRKITGQKSSNNVS, encoded by the coding sequence ATGACGTCAAATACCACGAGCCAGTATTCAGGTCAAACTACGATAAATTTCTTTGATTTCCATCAAGTTATTTTGAATTATATTGACCGATTTTTTAATCTTTTACCGAATATTTTCCTCGGTCTACTCATTTTCCTACTATTTTATCTCCTATATCGGTTTTTGCGGGTAATTTCAGAACGCGCAATGCAGAAAGCGAAATTAGCCCCTTCGGTTATTGACGCGCTCCTATCTCTATTAAAATATTCAGTGCTCGGGTACGGTATCATTCTCGGTTTAGAACCGATTTTCCCGCGGATAACTTCGCTTCTCGCTGGATTAGGAATTCTCGGAATTGCTATCGGTTTTGCTGCAAAAGATACACTGGCGAACCTTATTGCCGGATTTAGCATTTTTTGGGACAAACCATTCGAAATCGGCGATATTGTTACACTCGATGGCACTACAGGGAAAGTTGACCGGATTACCCTTAGAACAACTCGATTGGTTACTCCGGAAAATTATATGGTTAGTATTCCGAATCAAAATGTAATTAATAATAAAGTAATTAATCTAACTAAACTTAAAAAACAACGCATTGTGGTTCCGTTTTATATCGAATATACTGATTCGATAGAAAATATGCGCAGTGAAATTCAGGCATTATTCAATCAATGGCAAAAAGAAAATCGGATACTTGCAGAACCAGCTCCACAAATTGTCGTGACCGAACTACGCTCTCCACTTCCCGCTCAACCGATTGCGACATTGGAAGCGTGGGTATGGATAGACCCGACAGATAATAAGGCTTTAACTCCGTTTATCCTACGGGAAAAAATACTAGCGATACTCACATATTATCGTAAGATAACCGGACAAAAATCTTCGAATAACGTTAGTTAA
- a CDS encoding YfhO family protein has translation MFIALLIFGKPIITGKWLVVFDEFDEAYPLQKYFFDSIKSGIFPLWNPYILSGYPLISQTQASIFYPLTWLLLILPYRIAANTLLTLPYVLSAFFTYLYCREIKCSRIASILSGLTFAYSGYLIGHFSYNLGVTHTAIWLPVILFFVQKAIYQHNWIYLSGSALGYGLAVLAGHGQIFVYTALLIIGYGIYMSYIQKRFFPIVFCSLTIFLGGLLASIQILPSFEALQLSIRSKLSYAAFSAGSLNLPQILKAILVPITISPDASIFVLPVSLFLVGLLVIVIFTKRNHLELIHNQLVIFWGCIAFLALLLIAGRHTPLYRLLYLVPPYNLFRGAFRNSFEFCFALSILAGIGFDIVQNQITKTLQWKWSCYLGTIILSIIFIFLCLSSQLAMQYSLWFLMLKFILAGSIIRLLFSIKKPAIQLGLILIFLFEPTLYLKTWFIQYSHTWLSTYTELPLVKFLRSQCPVERYRYLPYNFFENLPQNTRVFGMNLPNLIAAGSIAGVEPVMLKRYDQLLGNNTGTIPPSIGSNTFSFSSIFRNHQPLLNLLNTKYALIPHECENLHFEYPDGTSATGRTVAVEIKPTYISRVDVVSYLSNAVEIAQNEPVANIYLTTTQNQQIKKTMRAGVDTAEWAADRPDVTLRLKHQKTAIQTSFLVASTYQGHIYRTSFKLDTRSEIKHIEFEFIAPVPQIGIHICDILGYDASIKQGKRFFIIKTLIDPIWQKITTISQIEIYENRNVLPRAWLVSQVKSLPAEEIWRTIYTGKFDDGHEFNPHNEALIEREVNLQFEKPTQQPSVNIIKYVPNKIELETFSLTSSFLVLSEIDYPGWKAFVNGKEQQIYQTNYILRGLILPPGNNRIQFIYQPVSFRVGFIISSITFIVLMGMIVINFLRRKE, from the coding sequence TTGTTTATAGCTTTATTGATTTTTGGTAAACCTATTATTACCGGAAAATGGTTGGTAGTCTTCGATGAATTTGATGAAGCATATCCGTTACAAAAATATTTTTTTGACTCTATAAAATCTGGTATATTCCCATTATGGAATCCATATATTCTTTCTGGATATCCTCTAATTTCACAGACGCAAGCAAGTATTTTTTATCCCTTAACCTGGCTGTTGTTAATCTTGCCGTATCGTATAGCAGCAAATACTCTATTAACCTTACCTTATGTGTTAAGCGCTTTTTTCACCTATCTTTATTGTCGGGAAATCAAATGTAGTCGAATAGCTAGTATCCTTTCCGGTTTAACCTTCGCTTATTCGGGATATCTTATCGGTCATTTTTCGTATAACCTCGGCGTAACGCATACTGCGATTTGGCTTCCGGTTATCCTATTTTTTGTTCAAAAAGCAATATACCAACATAATTGGATATACCTTTCCGGTAGCGCATTAGGTTACGGGCTAGCAGTATTAGCTGGACATGGACAAATTTTTGTATATACTGCTCTGTTGATAATTGGATATGGAATCTATATGAGTTATATTCAGAAACGTTTTTTCCCAATAGTATTTTGTTCGCTCACCATATTTCTTGGTGGACTCCTTGCCAGCATCCAAATTCTTCCTTCTTTCGAAGCATTACAACTTAGCATCCGGAGTAAATTATCCTACGCTGCATTTAGTGCAGGTTCTCTCAACCTGCCACAAATCTTAAAAGCGATATTAGTTCCCATCACCATTTCACCCGATGCAAGTATATTCGTTTTACCTGTTTCTTTATTCCTCGTAGGTCTTTTGGTAATTGTAATATTCACAAAACGAAACCATCTTGAATTAATCCATAACCAATTGGTTATATTTTGGGGATGCATAGCATTTCTAGCCTTACTGCTCATCGCGGGTCGACATACTCCATTGTACCGTTTATTATACCTTGTGCCTCCATATAATTTATTTCGGGGTGCATTTCGGAATAGTTTTGAGTTTTGCTTTGCCCTATCTATTCTTGCAGGAATCGGATTTGATATTGTACAGAACCAAATTACTAAAACGCTCCAATGGAAATGGTCTTGTTACCTCGGGACGATTATTCTCTCTATCATTTTCATTTTCTTATGTCTTTCCTCACAACTTGCGATGCAATATTCATTATGGTTTCTTATGTTGAAATTCATATTAGCTGGCAGTATAATCAGATTACTTTTTTCGATTAAAAAACCGGCGATACAACTTGGGTTAATACTGATTTTTCTATTCGAACCAACACTCTATTTAAAAACCTGGTTTATTCAATATTCACATACTTGGTTATCAACCTATACAGAATTACCGCTAGTTAAATTTCTTCGTTCACAATGTCCTGTTGAACGATATCGATACTTACCCTATAACTTTTTCGAAAATCTGCCACAAAATACTCGAGTGTTTGGAATGAACCTACCGAATCTTATCGCTGCAGGCAGTATCGCTGGTGTTGAACCGGTTATGCTGAAACGTTACGACCAACTTCTTGGCAATAACACTGGAACAATACCTCCTAGCATTGGAAGCAATACATTTTCTTTTTCTAGTATATTCCGAAATCATCAGCCCCTTTTAAATTTACTCAATACCAAATATGCCTTAATCCCACATGAATGCGAAAATCTACATTTTGAATATCCTGATGGCACTAGCGCTACCGGTAGAACAGTTGCTGTAGAAATTAAACCCACTTATATTTCTCGAGTTGATGTTGTTTCCTATCTCAGCAATGCGGTAGAAATCGCACAAAATGAACCTGTAGCTAATATATATCTCACTACTACCCAAAATCAACAGATAAAAAAAACGATGCGTGCCGGGGTAGATACCGCAGAATGGGCTGCGGATAGACCAGATGTCACCTTGCGCTTAAAACATCAGAAAACCGCAATTCAAACGAGTTTCCTGGTTGCTTCAACGTATCAAGGGCATATATATCGAACTAGCTTCAAACTTGATACCCGTTCAGAAATAAAACATATTGAATTTGAATTTATAGCACCTGTTCCGCAAATAGGGATTCATATTTGTGATATACTTGGATATGATGCATCAATAAAACAGGGCAAGCGATTTTTTATCATCAAGACACTGATAGACCCTATTTGGCAAAAAATAACCACGATATCTCAAATTGAAATTTACGAAAATAGAAACGTTCTCCCTCGAGCCTGGTTAGTATCCCAAGTCAAAAGTTTACCAGCTGAAGAAATTTGGAGAACAATTTATACCGGAAAATTTGATGATGGTCATGAATTTAACCCTCATAACGAAGCGCTGATAGAACGTGAGGTAAATTTACAATTTGAGAAACCAACTCAACAACCATCGGTAAATATTATCAAGTATGTTCCAAATAAAATAGAATTAGAAACGTTCTCTCTTACTTCATCATTCTTAGTATTGAGTGAAATAGATTATCCCGGTTGGAAAGCGTTCGTAAACGGTAAAGAACAGCAAATATATCAGACGAACTATATTTTACGTGGGCTCATATTACCTCCGGGAAATAACCGAATACAGTTTATATATCAACCAGTTTCATTTAGGGTTGGATTTATTATCTCTAGCATTACCTTCATTGTTCTTATGGGAATGATTGTAATTAACTTTCTTAGAAGGAAAGAATAA